One genomic window of Cupriavidus oxalaticus includes the following:
- a CDS encoding type II and III secretion system protein family protein has protein sequence MNQKRSDAAGGTRILVFAAILFTPLAAAAQAAMEAGIVTKATAPAAAKAPAAPMQMTISMTPGAPTTVAQGSAPAPAPAADARGPNCVGAIRSESSVMVPVGKSQLISLQEPVRNRTLGNPNVVQATMVSPQTLYVLGRSVGTTNMIVQGRSGACTIINVVVNADAGGLQTSLGQLLPGEPGIRVMTAADNLVLTGSVTNAQSAQQAMDIAQAYANAAQGTDGKNGDKKGGVLNMLSVDSPQQVMLEVKVAEVSKTLLNQLGSAVNLQGGFGSWTGGVVTSLLTGASGAIFGSKANNLPFEFAVDAQKNDSLVKILAEPNLVTISGQEASFLAGGKIYIPVAQANVLNGAGTVTLQEEEFGVGLKFTPTVLANGRIHLKVSPEVSELSPTGATIRGGTLAGQTILPVITTRRASTTVQMRDGESFAIGGLLTDSARGSLKALPGAGEVPVLGTLFRSTQYQQDLTELVFVITPRLVKPMQTNNYPLPTDSFSTPNPLSLYFMGNMEGSGKPAPQPAPAPSQPAAPAAAPATPPTAPRSEGAPTSVSMVPTGRPLDPPATAGSSGAQAAATAMPRTSGVPEPAQPAVRNLAAAPPAEDTAARIARIEATAARLAQARAAGTATRTAAGGN, from the coding sequence ATGAACCAGAAAAGATCCGACGCCGCAGGCGGCACCCGCATCCTGGTGTTTGCCGCCATCCTCTTCACTCCGCTGGCCGCCGCGGCGCAAGCCGCCATGGAGGCGGGCATCGTGACCAAGGCCACTGCACCAGCCGCGGCCAAGGCACCCGCGGCACCGATGCAGATGACCATCAGCATGACGCCAGGCGCCCCGACCACGGTGGCGCAGGGCTCGGCGCCTGCGCCCGCACCGGCTGCCGACGCGCGCGGCCCCAACTGCGTCGGCGCGATCCGCAGCGAATCCAGCGTGATGGTGCCGGTCGGCAAGTCGCAGCTGATCTCGCTGCAAGAGCCCGTGCGCAACCGCACGCTGGGCAATCCCAATGTCGTGCAGGCGACCATGGTCTCGCCCCAGACGCTCTACGTACTGGGCCGCAGCGTAGGCACCACCAACATGATCGTGCAAGGCCGCAGCGGCGCCTGCACCATCATCAACGTCGTGGTCAATGCCGATGCCGGCGGCCTGCAGACGTCGCTCGGCCAGCTCTTGCCCGGCGAGCCTGGCATCCGCGTGATGACCGCTGCCGATAACCTCGTGCTGACCGGCAGCGTCACCAATGCGCAGTCCGCCCAGCAGGCCATGGACATCGCCCAGGCGTATGCCAACGCGGCCCAAGGCACCGACGGCAAGAACGGGGACAAGAAGGGCGGCGTGCTTAACATGCTGTCCGTCGACAGCCCGCAGCAGGTGATGCTGGAAGTCAAGGTCGCCGAAGTGTCGAAGACGCTGCTGAACCAGCTAGGTTCCGCGGTCAACCTGCAGGGCGGCTTTGGCTCCTGGACGGGTGGTGTCGTGACGTCGCTGCTGACCGGCGCTTCGGGCGCAATCTTCGGCAGCAAGGCCAACAACCTGCCGTTCGAATTCGCCGTCGACGCGCAGAAGAACGACAGCCTGGTCAAGATCCTGGCCGAGCCCAACCTGGTCACCATCAGCGGCCAGGAAGCGAGCTTCCTCGCCGGTGGCAAGATCTACATCCCGGTGGCGCAGGCCAACGTGCTGAACGGGGCCGGCACCGTCACGCTGCAGGAAGAAGAATTCGGCGTAGGGCTGAAGTTCACGCCGACCGTGCTGGCGAACGGCCGCATCCACCTGAAGGTCTCGCCGGAAGTGTCCGAACTGTCGCCCACGGGTGCCACCATTCGCGGCGGCACGCTGGCCGGCCAGACCATCCTGCCGGTCATTACCACCCGCCGCGCTTCCACCACTGTTCAGATGCGCGATGGCGAGAGCTTTGCCATCGGCGGGCTGCTGACCGACAGCGCGCGCGGCTCGCTCAAGGCGCTGCCGGGTGCGGGCGAGGTGCCGGTGCTGGGCACGCTGTTCCGCAGCACGCAGTACCAGCAGGACCTGACCGAACTGGTGTTCGTCATCACGCCGCGCCTGGTCAAGCCGATGCAGACCAACAACTACCCGCTGCCGACCGACAGCTTCTCCACGCCTAACCCGCTGTCGTTGTACTTCATGGGCAATATGGAAGGCAGTGGCAAGCCCGCGCCGCAGCCGGCGCCGGCCCCCTCGCAGCCTGCCGCGCCAGCCGCAGCACCTGCCACGCCGCCGACGGCGCCACGCAGCGAGGGCGCGCCCACGTCGGTCTCGATGGTGCCGACGGGCCGCCCACTGGACCCGCCGGCAACTGCCGGCTCATCAGGAGCGCAGGCAGCCGCGACCGCGATGCCTCGGACCTCGGGCGTGCCGGAACCGGCCCAACCAGCTGTCCGCAATCTCGCCGCCGCACCACCTGCCGAGGACACCGCCGCGCGCATCGCCCGCATCGAAGCCACCGCCGCGCGCCTGGCGCAGGCACGAGCCGCCGGCACCGCCACGCGCACCGCCGCGGGCGGTAACTGA
- the cpaB gene encoding Flp pilus assembly protein CpaB, with amino-acid sequence MKNMRAILMLLIALVAGVAAVVSASRWLVQQSSSSVRQVVVAANDLNLGQPLNGSQLRLVSWPAGSVPPGAFQDTKALEGRVVRTSLQRGEPVLDAKLAPIGTKGGLSAVINDGKRAITVRVNDVVGVAGFALPGNYVDVIVNTNEEARNAQNSNISKIVLEKILVLAVAQQVSRDDTQPKVVNAVTLEVTPEQAEKLDVARSVGTLSLVLRNQMDVADINTGGATKGTLLGKTPEAPPAKVVTQTATRTVVKTRTVAAQPARGNCIGVLAGMQGGVECF; translated from the coding sequence ATGAAAAACATGCGCGCAATCCTGATGCTGCTGATTGCCCTGGTCGCCGGCGTGGCGGCAGTGGTGTCGGCGTCGCGATGGCTGGTGCAGCAGTCATCAAGCTCGGTCAGGCAGGTGGTGGTAGCCGCTAACGACCTGAACCTCGGGCAACCGCTCAACGGCAGCCAGCTGCGCCTGGTCAGCTGGCCGGCGGGCAGCGTTCCGCCTGGTGCGTTCCAGGACACGAAGGCGCTGGAGGGCCGCGTGGTCCGCACCAGCCTCCAGCGCGGCGAGCCGGTTCTCGATGCCAAGCTGGCGCCGATCGGCACCAAGGGCGGACTGTCCGCAGTCATCAACGACGGCAAGCGCGCGATCACGGTTCGCGTCAATGACGTGGTGGGTGTTGCCGGCTTTGCGCTGCCAGGCAACTACGTCGACGTGATCGTCAACACCAATGAAGAAGCGCGCAACGCGCAGAACAGCAACATCTCCAAGATCGTGCTGGAGAAGATCCTGGTGCTGGCGGTAGCGCAACAGGTCAGCCGTGACGACACCCAGCCCAAGGTGGTGAATGCCGTCACGCTCGAAGTGACGCCCGAGCAAGCCGAGAAGCTCGACGTGGCCCGCAGCGTCGGCACGCTGTCGCTGGTGCTGCGCAACCAGATGGATGTCGCTGACATCAACACCGGCGGCGCCACCAAGGGCACGCTGCTGGGCAAGACGCCCGAAGCGCCGCCCGCCAAGGTCGTGACCCAGACGGCCACGCGCACCGTGGTGAAGACCCGCACGGTGGCAGCGCAGCCCGCACGTGGCAACTGCATCGGTGTGCTGGCAGGCATGCAGGGCGGCGTCGAGTGCTTCTGA
- a CDS encoding ATP-binding protein: MNEHHDTGHASRHLEPVATVRNTQPEHGAVPLSPWHVLPRTIADTGLEVALLLSLLMKAAYMHRTVTLAVLTDTLKLPGTVVNEVAAVAVRERLLEVAHRGASDLDVRFRLTDAGYARAAEASARCSYIGAAPVTLDAYVQAVKRHSVGQASVTKADVTAAFHDLVIPVHLLDAIGMSLNTCRALMIYGPAGSGKTYLAQRLGMLLPGAVPVPHAITVAGEIIQVFDPLVHVPCDDSEGSLARRSLDRRWVLCHRPVVLSGGELTLSMMDLRHDPVAGFYQAPPHMKANNGIYIIDDLGRQLVGVTDLLNRWIVPLDRNVDMFTLQTGVRFSVPFDVWPVFSSNLEPSALGDDAFLRRLGSKLYVGALSVDDYREVYQRTAAEYGLASSEAVFDFLIDSLHYASDTPLFACIPRDLLRLVASGVHYHGAAPQVTEEGLVAAWQGYYGLRTSPEGMPQAGSARRWSDNHRAAS, translated from the coding sequence ATGAACGAGCACCACGACACGGGTCACGCCTCGCGGCACCTCGAACCCGTCGCGACAGTCAGGAATACCCAGCCCGAACACGGTGCGGTACCTCTGTCCCCCTGGCACGTCCTGCCGCGCACCATCGCGGACACCGGCCTGGAAGTGGCACTGCTGCTGAGCCTGCTGATGAAGGCCGCTTACATGCACCGCACCGTCACGCTGGCGGTGCTGACCGATACGCTGAAGCTGCCGGGCACCGTGGTCAACGAGGTCGCCGCTGTTGCCGTGCGTGAGCGCCTGCTGGAGGTTGCCCACCGCGGCGCCAGCGACCTGGACGTTCGTTTCCGACTGACGGATGCCGGCTATGCGCGCGCGGCCGAAGCCTCGGCGCGCTGCAGCTACATCGGCGCTGCGCCGGTCACGCTGGACGCTTATGTCCAGGCGGTGAAGCGCCACTCGGTCGGCCAGGCATCGGTGACCAAGGCCGACGTCACCGCAGCCTTCCATGATCTGGTGATCCCGGTCCACCTGCTGGATGCCATCGGTATGTCGCTGAATACCTGCCGAGCCCTGATGATCTACGGGCCCGCCGGCAGCGGCAAGACCTACCTGGCGCAGCGCCTCGGGATGCTGCTGCCGGGCGCGGTGCCGGTGCCGCATGCCATCACCGTGGCCGGCGAGATCATCCAGGTATTCGACCCGCTGGTCCATGTGCCCTGCGATGACAGCGAAGGCTCGCTGGCACGCCGTTCGCTGGACCGCCGCTGGGTCCTCTGCCACCGCCCGGTGGTGCTGTCCGGCGGCGAACTGACGCTGTCCATGATGGACCTGCGCCACGACCCCGTCGCCGGCTTCTACCAGGCGCCGCCGCACATGAAGGCGAACAACGGCATCTACATCATCGACGACCTGGGCCGCCAGCTGGTTGGCGTCACCGACCTGCTGAACCGTTGGATCGTGCCGCTGGACCGCAACGTTGACATGTTCACGCTGCAGACGGGCGTGCGCTTCTCGGTGCCATTCGACGTCTGGCCGGTGTTCTCGAGCAACCTTGAACCGTCCGCGCTCGGCGACGATGCCTTCCTGCGCCGGCTCGGCAGCAAGCTCTATGTCGGTGCGCTGTCCGTGGACGACTATCGCGAGGTGTACCAGCGCACTGCCGCCGAATACGGACTGGCCAGCAGTGAAGCCGTGTTCGACTTCCTTATCGACAGCCTGCACTACGCCAGCGATACGCCGCTGTTCGCCTGCATCCCGCGAGACCTGCTGCGCCTGGTGGCCTCCGGCGTGCACTACCACGGCGCCGCGCCGCAAGTCACAGAGGAAGGCCTGGTGGCGGCCTGGCAAGGCTACTACGGGCTGCGCACCTCGCCCGAAGGCATGCCACAGGCCGGCAGCGCCCGCCGCTGGTCAGACAACCACCGCGCCGCGAGCTGA
- a CDS encoding A24 family peptidase, with amino-acid sequence MQAATTLASFVGPATIGIVLTAAAIDLDRRRIPNWLTFGAWIAALPVQMTIHGITAGSLTWLYGWLVGLALFLPFYLLRGMAAGDVKLLAAVGAWLGATMIVNVALATCVIGGVWALVQLLITRQTLVTFSRVSYMLSMAIQRRARPVQPEAESSAGSIPYGVAIAAGTLAMLFAGT; translated from the coding sequence ATGCAAGCCGCCACCACTCTCGCCTCCTTCGTAGGCCCTGCCACGATCGGCATCGTGCTGACCGCGGCGGCCATCGACCTGGATCGGCGCCGCATTCCGAACTGGCTGACCTTCGGCGCCTGGATCGCCGCACTGCCAGTGCAGATGACCATTCATGGCATCACCGCCGGCTCGCTGACATGGCTGTATGGCTGGCTGGTGGGCCTGGCCCTGTTTCTGCCCTTCTACCTGCTGCGCGGCATGGCCGCCGGTGACGTCAAGCTGCTGGCAGCCGTGGGCGCCTGGCTTGGCGCGACCATGATTGTGAATGTCGCCCTAGCGACCTGCGTGATAGGTGGCGTGTGGGCGCTGGTGCAGCTTCTCATCACCAGGCAGACGCTGGTGACCTTCTCAAGGGTGAGCTACATGCTCAGCATGGCGATCCAACGCCGTGCGAGGCCGGTGCAGCCTGAAGCCGAATCATCCGCTGGCTCCATACCTTACGGCGTCGCCATCGCCGCCGGCACGCTTGCGATGCTCTTTGCCGGTACCTGA
- a CDS encoding Flp family type IVb pilin: MSKFLAISKDLLQDDKGVSSIEYALLGMLIAVAIIGSVFKISGAVKEMYELIATSMP, encoded by the coding sequence ATGTCGAAGTTCCTCGCCATATCAAAGGATCTGCTGCAAGACGACAAAGGCGTCTCCTCTATCGAATACGCGCTACTCGGCATGTTGATCGCGGTGGCCATCATCGGCTCCGTGTTCAAGATCAGCGGCGCAGTGAAAGAGATGTACGAGCTGATCGCCACCAGCATGCCCTGA
- a CDS encoding Flp family type IVb pilin produces the protein MQNLTTMFKQFIRDEEGVTAIEYGLIAALIAVVIIAAVRLVGVELDKTFDAIGTELKAANTPAP, from the coding sequence ATGCAAAACCTGACCACTATGTTCAAGCAATTCATCCGTGATGAAGAAGGCGTGACCGCCATTGAATATGGCTTGATTGCCGCCCTGATTGCGGTTGTCATCATCGCTGCCGTCAGGCTCGTCGGCGTTGAGTTGGACAAGACGTTTGACGCGATCGGCACGGAGCTCAAGGCTGCAAACACTCCTGCCCCTTGA
- a CDS encoding glycosyltransferase family 2 protein: MSNYETQLLSLVVPFHNNGAATDGFLARVLPILESLHATHFEIVCINDGSTDDTLSRLVEAARRDGRIRVIELTRCFGKQAALTAGMDEALGDAVVPFDADLRDPPELIPTLVQCWRQGAEVVLAQCTGPGNGSYLKRFASAVCDRLHNALSELNIPSNVGEFRLMDRAVVNAIKQLPERHRFMKGLFSWVGFNTVIVPYQREQCRAGLSNEQGSGRWRATLADIASFGSVPLRGWMYLGSCIALVSICYGLYLAAYSAMGDGEVPGVAPVIALLLFFSGVQLIGIGLVGQYIGRIYEESKGRPIYLVKRRYHTRRPLRRAGGDGKIISLVAGKRS, encoded by the coding sequence ATGTCCAACTATGAAACCCAGCTCCTGTCGCTGGTGGTGCCATTCCACAACAACGGCGCTGCGACAGATGGCTTCCTTGCGCGCGTGCTGCCGATCCTGGAATCCCTGCACGCCACGCATTTCGAAATCGTCTGCATCAACGACGGTAGTACGGACGACACGCTGTCCAGGCTGGTCGAAGCAGCGCGCCGCGATGGCCGGATTCGCGTGATCGAGCTGACGCGCTGCTTTGGCAAGCAGGCGGCCCTGACTGCCGGCATGGACGAGGCACTCGGGGACGCCGTGGTTCCGTTCGATGCGGACCTGCGTGATCCGCCGGAGCTGATCCCGACGCTGGTCCAGTGCTGGCGACAAGGCGCGGAGGTTGTGCTTGCCCAATGCACGGGTCCTGGCAATGGCTCGTACCTGAAGCGGTTTGCCAGCGCCGTTTGCGACCGCTTGCACAACGCACTGTCTGAGCTGAACATTCCCAGCAATGTCGGTGAATTCCGCCTGATGGATCGTGCGGTAGTGAATGCCATCAAGCAGCTCCCCGAAAGACATCGCTTCATGAAAGGCCTGTTCTCCTGGGTGGGCTTCAATACCGTGATCGTGCCGTATCAGCGGGAACAGTGCCGTGCAGGCTTATCGAACGAGCAGGGAAGCGGGCGATGGAGGGCGACGCTCGCCGACATCGCCAGCTTTGGTTCGGTGCCGCTGCGTGGCTGGATGTACCTTGGCTCGTGCATCGCGCTCGTCTCAATCTGCTACGGCCTGTACCTCGCCGCATATAGTGCAATGGGCGATGGGGAGGTGCCCGGCGTTGCGCCGGTGATCGCGCTCCTGCTGTTCTTCAGCGGCGTACAGCTGATTGGCATTGGCCTGGTTGGCCAATACATCGGGCGCATCTACGAGGAATCAAAAGGCAGGCCGATTTACCTGGTCAAGCGCCGCTACCATACGCGTCGTCCGCTGCGTCGCGCAGGCGGGGACGGCAAGATCATTTCACTGGTGGCCGGCAAGCGCAGCTGA
- a CDS encoding sigma-54 dependent transcriptional regulator, which translates to MSAYANRPLLYLSQHHDAMLCRVLSQRGWKLSFASNLQELHALAHSSQPAAALLDVHSGFSDAELESFEPWLAQPQFGWIGIVASRDALSEAARRLLGLYFVDYYTSPFESADLAHSLGHAQGMAQMRPAVQRAAASSRPDGMIGTCSAMQTLFRGIEKVSRWDTPVLISGESGTGKELAAQAIHHASERAQKPFVAVNCAAIPPTLLMSELFGYERGAFTGATKRKPGRIEMAQGGTLFLDEIGDMPLESQTSLLRFLETGRIERLGGTESIEVDVRIISATHVDLDAAIAAERFRGDLYHRLCVLRVRQPPLRERGSDIMLIAEHVLDGVRKQSPARIRGFSPTALRAIQQHNWPGNVRELINRIRHAAAMCEDGVIQPADLELATPVEERPKTLAAIREEAEQHAIVEALQRNHERLIDVAAELGISRVTLFRLMRDYKLQVRKGDMGMVCVQGT; encoded by the coding sequence ATGAGCGCGTATGCCAACCGCCCGCTGCTGTACCTGTCGCAGCATCACGACGCCATGCTCTGCAGGGTCCTGTCGCAACGGGGCTGGAAGCTCAGTTTCGCGTCAAACCTGCAGGAATTGCATGCGCTGGCCCACAGCTCCCAGCCGGCCGCCGCGCTGCTCGACGTGCACAGCGGCTTCAGCGATGCCGAGCTGGAATCGTTCGAACCCTGGCTGGCCCAGCCGCAATTCGGCTGGATCGGCATCGTCGCCAGCCGCGATGCGCTGAGCGAAGCGGCACGCCGCCTGCTCGGGCTCTACTTCGTCGACTACTACACCTCCCCGTTCGAGTCCGCCGACCTGGCCCACTCGCTCGGCCATGCGCAGGGCATGGCACAGATGCGGCCCGCCGTGCAGCGCGCGGCGGCCAGCTCGCGCCCGGACGGCATGATCGGGACCTGTTCCGCCATGCAAACGCTGTTCCGCGGCATCGAGAAGGTCTCGCGCTGGGACACCCCGGTACTGATCTCGGGCGAGTCCGGCACCGGCAAGGAACTCGCCGCGCAGGCCATCCACCATGCCAGCGAACGCGCGCAAAAGCCCTTCGTTGCCGTCAACTGTGCCGCCATCCCGCCCACGCTGCTGATGTCGGAACTGTTCGGCTACGAGCGCGGCGCCTTCACTGGCGCCACCAAGCGCAAGCCGGGGCGCATCGAGATGGCACAGGGCGGCACGCTGTTCCTCGATGAAATCGGCGACATGCCGCTGGAAAGCCAGACCAGCCTGCTGCGCTTCCTGGAGACCGGACGCATCGAGCGCCTCGGCGGCACCGAATCCATCGAAGTCGACGTGCGCATCATCTCCGCAACCCACGTCGACCTCGACGCCGCCATCGCCGCCGAACGCTTCCGCGGCGACCTCTACCACCGCTTGTGCGTGCTGCGGGTACGCCAGCCGCCGCTGCGCGAACGCGGCAGCGACATCATGCTGATCGCCGAGCACGTGCTCGACGGCGTGCGCAAGCAATCGCCGGCCCGCATCCGCGGCTTCTCGCCAACCGCGCTGCGCGCGATCCAGCAGCACAACTGGCCTGGCAACGTGCGCGAGCTGATCAACCGCATCCGGCATGCGGCGGCGATGTGCGAGGACGGCGTGATCCAGCCGGCGGACCTGGAACTGGCGACGCCTGTGGAAGAACGGCCGAAGACGCTGGCGGCGATCCGCGAGGAAGCGGAACAGCATGCGATCGTCGAGGCGCTGCAGCGTAATCATGAGCGGCTGATCGATGTGGCGGCGGAACTGGGAATTTCGCGGGTGACGTTGTTCCGGCTGATGCGGGATTACAAGCTGCAGGTGAGGAAGGGGGATATGGGGATGGTGTGCGTGCAGGGAACCTGA